One stretch of Juglans microcarpa x Juglans regia isolate MS1-56 chromosome 3D, Jm3101_v1.0, whole genome shotgun sequence DNA includes these proteins:
- the LOC121254768 gene encoding LEAF RUST 10 DISEASE-RESISTANCE LOCUS RECEPTOR-LIKE PROTEIN KINASE-like 1.5, whose product MPPPLSSSNLSLALFFLILYSFFKTSAAAQRCSPATVTSGSPCPPFTSPPSFPFSSSPGCGHPSFQIKCSTPHSIISINDLSFSLVHYEPNSSTLTLAPNPSNETTTKSAAHRKYCSVPDFVSIPNRSINLSGSPFRVSDGSCARLSLLRPCSPPSLPNCSHCPWECKLIKNPLQLLHGCGSTHHSVSEQGCQSDVLGFLDNFLIKFGFQVEWDQAQDTYFSRCQDCKANNGVCGFNSSDPKKQFICFGTQSRYSPSWLHEGSPKRLAILCIIFAMTCFLLLAAVILRSRRFKPLAIEEDPNTLFLHRHRSASLLPPVFTYEELESSTNRFDVKRKIGDGGFGSVYLGQLYDGRIVAVKYLHRASAGRAFSTKSFCNEILILSSIDHPNLVKLHGYCSDPRGLLLVYDYVPNGTLADHLHGPKSLFRKGSLTWQVRIDMAIQTAMAIEYLHFSVVPPIVHRDITSTNIFVERDMRIKVGDFGLSRLLVFPETSTTSASSSGYVWTGPQGTPGYLDPDYHKSCRLTEKSDVYSFGVVLLELITGSKAVDQSRDKREMALADLVVSKIHMGLLSQVVDPFLALDAEAIGGVHAVGELAFRCVAAEKDDRPDAKEVVEELKRIRSRTRVDIQASNAIASDDVVKG is encoded by the coding sequence ATGCCTCCGCCACTTTCTTCCTCCAATCTAAGCCTAGCCCTCTTCTTTCTGATACTgtattcttttttcaaaacttctgCAGCGGCTCAAAGATGCTCTCCAGCGACAGTGACGTCCGGATCTCCTTGTCCACCTTTCACTTCCCCGCCTTCCTTCCCTTTCTCGTCCTCTCCCGGCTGCGGCCATCCTTCCTTTCAAATCAAATGTTCAACTCCCCATTCTATCATCTCCATTAATGACCTTTCTTTCTCGCTCGTCCACTACGAACCCAACTCCTCCACTCTCACACTGGCCCCGAATCCCTCCAATGAGACCACAACTAAATCAGCTGCACACAGAAAGTACTGCTCCGTTCCTGATTTTGTTTCGATCCCTAATCGCTCTATCAATCTCTCAGGCTCGCCGTTTCGAGTATCCGATGGTTCTTGTGCTCGCCTCTCTCTTCTCCGACCTTGTTCTCCTCCAAGTCTCCCAAACTGCAGCCATTGCCCTTGGGAATGCAAGCTCATCAAGAACCCACTTCAGCTGCTCCATGGCTGTGGGTCCACACACCATTCCGTCTCGGAGCAGGGTTGCCAAAGCGACGTTTTGGGGTTCCTCGATAATTTTCTGATCAAATTTGGGTTCCAAGTGGAGTGGGACCAAGCTCAGGACACTTACTTTTCTAGGTGCCAAGATTGCAAGGCCAACAATGGAGTCTGTGGCTTCAATTCCTCCGATCCAAAAAAGCAATTCATTTGCTTTGGCACCCAGAGCCGCTATTCCCCCTCATGGCTTCATGAAGGCAGCCCGAAACGACTTGCGATCTTGTGCATTATATTTGCAATGACATGTTTTCTTCTGCTTGCCGCAGTGATTCTCCGGTCTAGGCGGTTTAAACCATTAGCGATAGAAGAAGACCCAAACACTCTTTTCCTCCATCGCCATCGCTCAGCCAGTCTGCTCCCACCAGTTTTCACCTACGAAGAGCTCGAGTCCTCCACCAACCGATTTGACGTCAAGCGCAAAATCGGCGACGGTGGGTTCGGGTCCGTGTACCTGGGTCAGCTCTACGACGGCCGAATCGTAGCCGTCAAGTATCTCCACCGTGCATCCGCTGGCCGAGCTTTCTCCACCAAGTCCTTCTGCAACGAAATCTTGATCCTCTCCTCCATTGATCATCCAAATCTCGTGAAGCTCCACGGCTATTGCAGCGACCCGAGAGGGCTACTTTTGGTTTATGACTACGTCCCTAATGGTACTCTTGCAGACCACCTTCATGGCCCAAAGAGCCTGTTCCGAAAAGGCTCTTTGACTTGGCAAGTGAGGATTGACATGGCTATCCAGACTGCAATGGCAATCGAGTACTTGCACTTCTCAGTCGTTCCACCCATAGTTCACAGGGACATTACTTCTACTAATATTTTCGTGGAAAGAGATATGAGAATCAAAGTTGGTGACTTTGGGTTGTCTAGGCTGCTAGTTTTCCCAGAAACGTCGACGACGTCGGCATCCTCATCTGGGTATGTCTGGACGGGGCCTCAAGGTACGCCGGGGTACTTGGATCCAGACTATCACAAGTCGTGCCGGCTAACAGAGAAGAGTGATGTGTATAGCTTCGGGGTTGTATTGTTGGAGCTAATAACTGGGTCGAAGGCAGTGGACCAGAGCAGGGACAAGAGGGAGATGGCCCTGGCCGATCTGGTGGTCTCGAAGATCCACATGGGGCTGCTCAGCCAGGTGGTGGACCCCTTTCTGGCACTGGATGCGGAGGCCATTGGCGGCGTTCATGCGGTGGGCGAGCTGGCCTTCCGCTGCGTGGCGGCCGAGAAGGACGACCGTCCCGATGCGAAGGAGGTAGTCGAGGAGCTGAAAAGAATTCGGAGCCGTACACGTGTAGACATCCAAGCGTCGAACGCGATTGCCAGTGATGATGTGGTAAAAGGTTGA
- the LOC121254769 gene encoding tetratricopeptide repeat protein 38 has translation MDGVKLDRWGYEVRTSSDSCISAINAFYQQVLIYGRGRSVILEAPFHDKDCVLANILAAHFLCSSDPSRAPSHLQAAKSCLAQATSYEKAVFDTVSYLMSKDRDDDVAIELHSKIVKDFPRDLISLKRGQVLSFYMGRPDLSLNLVQQVLPKNQEENYIYGMLAFPLLELNQMAEAEKAAKKGFEINREDYWAQHALCHCLQYECRFEEAVEFMEGCSSSWSSCSSFMLTHNWWHVALCYLEGGSPIQRVLEIYDNCIWKELEKSDAVGPEVYLNAAGLLLRVYVRGEIDAFEDRLKILASCLTAQANWYIEWHLDSLILWALANAGELSKAEDLLKGLKSRFSRMSKKQQQLMQRVMLLAESMYEYGSGNDKKALELLGPDFDANNCKMLGASEEQLDVFNEVWCSMLLNTGQAVKAIDVIEKRIKKREGVPFMWRLLERGYNLTGRKEAALAAGEKAQALETAYFK, from the exons atggatggaGTGAAACTGGATAGGTGGGGGTACGAGGTCAGGACCTCTTCGGATTCTTGTATCTCTGCCATCAACGCCTTCTATCAACAG GTGCTTATTTATGGGAGAGGAAGGTCAGTGATTCTGGAAGCGCCGTTCCATGACAAGGACTGCGTATTGGCCAACATTTTGGCCGCTCACTTCCTCTGCTCCTCCGATCCTTCCCGAGCTCCTTCCCATCTCCAAGCCGCTAAGTCCTGTCTC GCGCAAGCCACCTCGTACGAGAAGGCAGTTTTCGATACCGTCAGTTATTTGATGTCTAAAGATAGAGATGACGATGTCGCTATCGAGTTACACTCTAAG ATAGTAAAAGATTTTCCAAGAGATCTCATTTCGCTGAAGAGGGGCCAAGTGCTATCCTTTTACATGGGTCGACCTGATTTGTCCTTGAATCTTGTTCAACAG GTTCTACCCAAAAatcaagaagaaaattatatatatggcatGCTTGCTTTTCCTTTGCTGGAGCTTAACCAAATGGCAGAAGCTGAGAAAGCTGCAAAAAAGGGATTTGAGATCAACAGGGAAGACTACTGGGCACAACATGCC CTGTGCCATTGTCTACAGTATGAGTGCCGGTTTGAAGAAGCAGTAGAGTTCATGGAAGGATGCTCATCTTCTTGGagttcttgttcatcatttat GCTGACACATAATTGGTGGCATGTAGCTCTTTGTTACTTGGAAGGGGGTTCTCCAATTCAAAGAGTCTTAGAAATATATGATAATTGTATTTGGAAGGAATTGGAAAAAAGTGATGCTGTGGGTCCAGAG GTGTACCTAAATGCAGCCGGTTTATTGTTGCGAGTGTATGTACGGGGTGAAATTGATGCCTTTGAGGACCGTCTCAAGATCTTAGCAAGTTGCCTTACAGCTCAA GCAAACTGGTATATAGAGTGGCACCTTGATTCCTTGATCTTATGGGCCCTAGCTAATGCTGGAGAACTGTCTAAAGCTGAGGATTTACTGAAGGGCTTGAAATCCAG ATTCTCTAGAATGAGCAAGAAGCAGCAGCAATTAATGCAGAGAGTAATGCTG CTTGCAGAATCCATGTATGAGTACGGGAGTGGAAATGACAAAAAGGCATTGGAATTGCTTGGTCCAGATTTTGATGCCAATAACTGCAAG ATGCTTGGAGCATCTGAGGAACAACTTGATGTATTCAATGAAGTCTGGTGCAGTATGTTGCTGAATACTGGACAAGCTGTGAAGG CAATTGACGTAATTGAAAAGCGGATCAAGAAGCGAGAAGGAGTCCCTTTTATGTGGCGCCTCCTG GAGAGAGGCTATAACCTTACAGGAAGAAAGGAAGCTGCACTTGCAGCAGGGGAGAAGGCTCAGGCTTTGGAGACTGCATATTTCAAATAA